GCTACATGGATATCAAGTAGGGAGACGATGAGATTGGCGTCCGCGGCGTAGATCTACCGGCACAGTATTAATCATCTGGGTAGCGGTGGAGTTGTCAATGGCGAAGAATCGCATTCATACCGGTGTTACCAAGCGAGGCGTCAGGGCGACATATTCGTCCAGTGTAGGAAGTGTGAGTCGATATTCGGGGCCTGTACTCGGGTGGGAAGCGATGTTAGGCAAGGTTCGACTTTTCCTTTCATGTCCCTTTGGGCAATTGAGATTATGCTGACCTTTCTGTGCCTGAATTCGCTCGCGCACTCGCCGAccgatgatgttgttgtgcTCTAGGTACCCACGCCGGAGGTCTGTTTTCTGACCCTGTCGCAGGGGTTTCGTTAACGATGGGGTTTTGCCATGGACAATGGCTCGGTCTCCCTCTAATCATTCAAATTTGGTTATTAATGATGAACGTAACAATGCGACGGAACcggggagaagaagcatacctcgaaagaaggagaagtctGTATCGATAGACCTACGGAACGCAGTGACTGGCTTGGGCGAAGTCAGTCCCAAGGCTCGCCGCAGCGACTGAAGCATACGAGCCATTCAATCTCAATTGAATTCAATGGCTGTATGACGTGGGAAGATCTTATCGACTTGGATCTGATGTTTCTCGGAATTAGTCTTCGGTTCGGCTAAAAGTGAAGGGACCTtcctaaaaaaaaaaaaaaaaaaaaaaaaaaaagccggGACCCATACTGAGATAGTGTGATATcagatttaatattagtacATCAACGGGTAAATTTCTCTCATttttactccgtaagtaCTCCGCATAATTCCCAGAAATTGGTTTAGTGCGGTTTGCTCCGTACTAAATAATAGTCAACCGCCGCTCAGGCACCACATTGGTTCAATCAGGCAACTTTAAACACTATTGAATGATGGATGGCTGAACTACTAAACAGATCGAGTATAGCCACTTCGCGGggttctttctcctcttcaccggTGGGATGTCAATGAATGCCGCTTCCTTTTAGCTTTACTCCCATTTCTGACTTTTTTGgtttttagaattttttttatatccACCTACTCACTTGTTCTCTGTTTTCACCGTCATTTCTCTTAAACAGCTTTGCTCCGTCTAATCACTCCCATACAACGACACCATGAGCGCTTCCAATCTCCCTTATATGAAGACTAACCCCaagatcatcttcttcacggACTTTGACGGAACCATTACACTTCAAGATAGCAATGACTTCTTGGTACTCGCCTTCCTAGAACTAGTTACAGGACTCCTGACTAATTGACCTTGGCCTAGACTGACAACCTCGGTTATGGACAAGAAAAACGTCGTCAAGGGAACCTTGACGTCTTGGAGAACAAAGTTAGCTTTCGGTAAGTATCACAGTATAGGTAATCTCCTCGAGACACAGTCTATTAACCCTATCTGCTGTTAGTGATGCCTTCCGCGACATGCTAGACAGCGTCAAGGTTCCCTTCAATGAGTGCATCGAGCAGCTTAAGAAGAACATGCAGCTCGATCCATACTTTGTCGAATTCTACCACTGGTCCAAGGAAAACAACGTGCCAATTGTAGTATTGTCATCCGGTATGACCCCGGTCATTAGCGCCCTGTTCGAAACTCTGCTAGGACATAAGCCCGATGACCACCTTGTTATTGTCGCCAACGATGTGGAAAGCCGCGATGGCAAGGATATCAACACCGAGGGCGGCTGGCAGATTAAGTATCACGATGATAGCCATTTTGGTCACGACAAATCGCTGGAGATTAAGCCCTATGCCGCTCTGCCGGACAACGTACGCCCAACCCTATTGTATGCGGGAGACGGCGTCTCGGACTTGTCGGCTGCTTCGGAGACCGATCTTTTGTTTGCTAAGAAAGGAAGGGGTGCGTGTTTTTCCTGGGGTTTTCTCTAttgctttttccctcctCTCCAGTGAGCTGACTATTTCTAGATCTGGTGACCTACTGCGAGCGTCAAGGAACACCCTTCACCATCTTTGAGAGCTGGTCCTCAATCCTCGCCACAACTAAAGACATCCTGAGCGGCAAGGTCACGATCAAGAAGGTGGCCCAGGAAGGACTCGAAACCATCCAGAAGGAGGGAAACTAAAGTTAGACATCTGCCAGTGCTAACGGCGAGGCCGGTGggtttataaataaaagatagagagagagagccCAATAGATCCTAAATAGTAAACACATGATACATAGTGAGCACCCTGATTCATAGTAATTTCCTGATACTAATAGACTTCTGGCCACTGATGACAGGCCCATGGACCCACAAGGCTCGATCGGCCCAGTCACGGTGGGCGTGACCGCCTTCTAGACTTGGCGGGATTTGCGGCGACCTTCAAAATACGGGGGAATTTCGGGTCCAGCTGAATTGCTTTATCCTCCATTTCACGGCCCCTTGAGATGACCTAGTGTTAGGTCTTCTCTGTGGCGAGCCCCAACTCTTCTTTTGCGGCTTGCTGTACTTCATCATGCTTCAGCGCTCGGCAGTTTTTCATCGATTTGGAACTTGCCAGGGGTTTTCACTACCAACATGACACGCCGATTTGTATGGTCCCTCATATAGTTTTCTATAGCTTGTGTGCGATTTCTGGGTGTCTAACTTGTCATCTAATAGGTTCGCGCGGGTGTACAACTCGCAATATTTGCTCTTTGTATACTGGTTTTCGTCGTAACTCTAGATAACCGGTTTCGCGTCCTACCTGCCGCTATTCATGGCCACCTCCCTTCGCACTATTCTGGACTCGTCGTTACGGATGTGACCATAAAAACGTGCTCGCATATCAATCCCTTCTCCAAATGCAAACCTACCTCGCAATCATGGACACAAGTCGACAAAGATCTTTACTTGCGCACTGGTTGGACGTCCACCGCCTTTGTCCAATTTGAGCggaaaaaggaggaggatctACTTCCTACGGACAAAGTTGTGATCGATCTGAAGATTAGTCGGCTTGTTCCGGAGACCACTGAGGATACTAAGGATGGggagaaagacgaagaaacGTGGGAGCCGAGACCAGGTGGCATTTGGCTGAGACGAACAGCCAAGCGCCACGCGAGTGATTCGCAGACTGCGATCACCTTAGTCGATGTCCTTTTCGGTGCCGATGCGGTGGATCCACGGATTGGCTGGGAGGTCAGAGATAcgccgctgctgctggatAGTCGGACGGAGGAACTGGAAGCTCGTCTCAGTATTCAGAGGGGAGATCCtcagaaaatgaaaaaacCAGTTCCCAGGATCAATGAACATGGTCGCTTTAAGATCATGCAGCTGGCCGATTTACATTTGAGTACCGGTCTTGGATTGTGCCGTGACCCTATCCCAGCGGAACCTGTTCCGGGCCAGAAGTGTGAGGCCGACCCCCGGACACTTGAGTTTGTGGAGAGGCTcctggatgaagagaagcCCGATATGGTGGTCCTTACTGGTGATCAGGTGAATGGCGAAACCTCTAAGGATGCACAAAGTGCGCTTTTCAAGTCCGTCAAGCTGCTTGTGGATCGTAAGATCCCCTACGCAGCTATTTTTGGCAATCATGACGACGAGGGCAATCTCAACCGGTCGGAGCTTATGGCCATATTAGAGCAACTGCCGTATTCAGTGTCGTCGGCTGGCCCCGAGGATATAGACGGTGTTGGTAACTACATCGTCGAGGTTCTTGGCCGTGGTAATAGTGCACACTCAGCTTTGACCCTTTATCTTCTTGATTCGCATTCGTATTCGCCGGATGAACGACAATTCCGAGGTTATGACTGGATCAAGCCCAGCCAGATCCGCTGGTTCCAGAACACTGCCCAAGGCCTTAAGAGGAAACACCATGAGTATACGTACATGCACATGAACATGGCATTCATTCATATTCCACTGCCTGAATACCGTGATCCAAATAACCTGTTCATTGGGAATTGGGACGAACCCCCAACCGCTCCAGGATTTAATTCAGGCTTCAAGGATGCACTCGAAGAGGAGGGTATCCTTTTTGTTAGCTGTGGACAGTAGGTTCAACCTTGTTTTGACCAAAATCTGACGTCTTTGTACTAATGGACTTACAGTGACCACGTCAATGACTACTGCATGCTTAACAATAACAAAGACGAGAAGCCGTCGCTCTGGATGTGCTATGGAGGAGGTGTTGGATTCGGAGGCTATGGAGGCTATAAAGATTATGTCCGGCGTGTGAggttctttgactttgacatGAATGCCGGGCGGGTTATGACATATAAGCGACTTGAATATGGCGAAACAGAGGCTAAGATCGATGAACAGATGATAGTCGACGGTGGTGCCGTGAGAGGATTGTCGTGAAAAGATGTACATTCACAGTGCATTCCACATTCTGGATTtgaaagggtaaaaaaaagaattattgtCCCTCATTTACTTTGACTGAGTGATTTACCCTTCTTTACAACATATTGTTATCAATGCCGGCACGCCCTCCGTTTTATTCTGTCCCCCCACTCTTTTACATTCTACTCTTGTGTtgtttatattatctttgtATAGTGCGAGGACGTCAACATATGCTGGCTCTGGAGGGTGTCGGCTGGGGAGTTTTGATTCGTGGGGAATGGGAGAAGATATCATCAAAAGAAtgctatttttttttctttgctacTTGCCTATTCATAAAGATCCGCACTGCTATCCATGTTATCAGCAACGCTGTATATGTTTCTCAGGGTCAATGAACCTGTTCAGATATTTCATAGG
This Aspergillus flavus chromosome 1, complete sequence DNA region includes the following protein-coding sequences:
- a CDS encoding putative phosphoserine phosphatase (hypothetical protein AOR_1_492184) — protein: MSASNLPYMKTNPKIIFFTDFDGTITLQDSNDFLTDNLGYGQEKRRQGNLDVLENKVSFRDAFRDMLDSVKVPFNECIEQLKKNMQLDPYFVEFYHWSKENNVPIVVLSSGMTPVISALFETLLGHKPDDHLVIVANDVESRDGKDINTEGGWQIKYHDDSHFGHDKSLEIKPYAALPDNVRPTLLYAGDGVSDLSAASETDLLFAKKGRDLVTYCERQGTPFTIFESWSSILATTKDILSGKVTIKKVAQEGLETIQKEGN
- a CDS encoding Metallo-dependent phosphatase-like protein, which produces VRAGVQLAIFALCILVFVVTLDNRFRVLPAAIHGHLPSHYSGLVVTDVTIKTCSHINPFSKCKPTSQSWTQVDKDLYLRTGWTSTAFVQFERKKEEDLLPTDKVVIDLKISRLVPETTEDTKDGEKDEETWEPRPGGIWLRRTAKRHASDSQTAITLVDVLFGADAVDPRIGWEVRDTPLLLDSRTEELEARLSIQRGDPQKMKKPVPRINEHGRFKIMQLADLHLSTGLGLCRDPIPAEPVPGQKCEADPRTLEFVERLLDEEKPDMVVLTGDQVNGETSKDAQSALFKSVKLLVDRKIPYAAIFGNHDDEGNLNRSELMAILEQLPYSVSSAGPEDIDGVGNYIVEVLGRGNSAHSALTLYLLDSHSYSPDERQFRGYDWIKPSQIRWFQNTAQGLKRKHHEYTYMHMNMAFIHIPLPEYRDPNNLFIGNWDEPPTAPGFNSGFKDALEEEGILFVSCGHDHVNDYCMLNNNKDEKPSLWMCYGGGVGFGGYGGYKDYVRRVRFFDFDMNAGRVMTYKRLEYGETEAKIDEQMIVDGGAVRGLS